In a genomic window of Clupea harengus unplaced genomic scaffold, Ch_v2.0.2, whole genome shotgun sequence:
- the si:dkey-148a17.5 gene encoding leukotriene B4 receptor 1, which translates to MNTSGTSNPNDTTMDEWSMASIRVACVILSLSFMVGAPGNLLVIWTILKHVKKRSHTVVLILHLAIADLLVLITLPLWIYSLANSWIFGQVMCKATAYVVNACMYSSVFLLTIMSVERLVAIRYPFKMLGLKNVDMLKKCLGVMWFSAFLLGIPVILTLYVDKNDDGTPQCAFKKFTSVSELFCVCLETSMGFVIPFSILAICYCQVARELKQIRSTAKRRTTVLISSVVLAFALLWLPHHILNITDVIILSTGISEPTYKEFIVHIAGALVFISSAVNPVLYAFAARNFQGGLRNSGFVKLFLDVASNSLKNKRTLRVGEVQDSTTQSEL; encoded by the coding sequence ATGAACACCTCCGGTACCTCCAACCCTAATGACACGACAATGGATGAGTGGTCCATGGCAAGTATCCGTGTGGCTTGTGTGATCCTGAGCCTGTCCTTCATGGTAGGGGCTCCTGGAAATCTGCTAGTGATCTGGACCATCCTGAAGCATGTCAAGAAGCGCTCCCACACAGTGGTGCTCATCCTCCATTTGGCAATCGCAGATCTCCTGGTGCTCATCACCCTGCCCTTGTGGATCTACTCCTTGGCAAATTCCTGGATCTTTGGACAGGTCATGTGTAAGGCCACGGCCTATGTCGTGAATGCTTGCATGTACAGCAGTGTGTTCCTGCTCACCATTATGAGTGTAGAGCGCCTTGTGGCCATCCGCTACCCCTTCAAGATGCTCGGCCTGAAAAATGTGGACATGTTGAAGAAATGTTTGGGAGTCATGTGGTTCTCGGCATTCCTTTTAGGAATTCCAGTCATCCTGACCCTTTATGTGGACAAGAATGATGATGGTACTCCTCAGTGCGCTTTCAAAAAATTCACCTCTGTGAGCGAGCTGTTTTGCGTCTGCCTGGAAACTTCCATGGGCTTTGTGATTCCGTTTTCCATTTTGGCCATCTGTTACTGTCAAGTGGCCAGGGAGCTAAAGCAGATACGTTCAACTGCCAAACGGAGGACAACAGTTCTGATCAGCAGTGTGGTGTTGGCCTTTGCCCTTCTCTGGCTTCCTCATCACATCCTCAACATCACTGATGTTATCATCCTGTCAACTGGCATCTCTGAACCAACCTACAAAGAATTTATTGTGCACATCGCAGGCGCATTGGTCTTCATCAGCAGTGCAGTGAACCCAGTGCTGTATGCTTTTGCAGCGCGAAATTTCCAGGGTGGACTTAGGAATTCTGGCTTTGTTAAGCTATTCCTTGACGTAGCCTCCAATTCTTTGAAAAACAAACGTACTTTAAGAGTAGGAGAGGTTCAAGACAGCACAACACAAAGTGAACTATAA
- the si:dkey-148a17.6 gene encoding leukotriene B4 receptor 1: MASAESPAEISGTGLVVACVILSLSFLVGAPGNLLVIWTILKHVKKRSHTVVLILHLAIADLLALITLPLWIYSLANSWIFGQVMCKATAYVVNACMYSSVFLLTIMSVECFVAVRYPFASVGWRRKQALHKLLFGVWVASFLLSIPVIPSQLLGDYADLKMCTFKQYNSDTEEIIFLLLETLVGFITPLTILVICYGCLYSRIAQMNFKSKRKSTGLIAAVVVGFVICWTPHHIGNILSLVNIGIQRSHQEVAKNVEEVRETMTFIAGALAFVSSTINPVLYVFAARSFRSSLRETGIQKLFRHISSTATGEGNKDLCFTSKKQTSHTQSSQCHTESKVQIDLHIDICDQTST; the protein is encoded by the coding sequence ATGGCGAGTGCAGAGAGTCCGGCAGAGATCTCAGGGACTGGGCTGGTGGTGGCTTGTGTGATCCTCAGCCTCTCTTTTCTGGTAGGGGCTCCTGGGAATCTGCTGGTGATCTGGACCATCCTGAAGCATGTCAAGAAGCGCTCCCACACAGTGGTGCTCATCCTCCATTTGGCTATCGCAGATCTCCTGGCGCTCATCACCCTGCCCTTGTGGATCTACTCCTTGGCAAATTCCTGGATCTTTGGACAGGTCATGTGTAAGGCCACGGCCTATGTCGTGAATGCTTGCATGTACAGCAGTGTGTTCCTTCTCACCATTATGAGTGTAGAGTGCTTTGTGGCTGTTCGTTACCCCTTTGCCTCTGTTGGCTGGAGAAGAAAACAAGCTCTGCATAAgttgctgtttggtgtctggGTGGCGTCCTTTCTCCTCAGTATCCCAGTCATTCCCTCGCAATTGTTGGGTGATTATGCAGACCTAAAGATGTGTACCTTTAAGCAGTACAACTCTGATACAGAAGAAATTATATTTTTGCTGCTTGAGACACTTGTGGGCTTCATCACTCCGCTCACCATTTTGGTGATCTGTTATGGCTGCCTGTACAGTCGCATTGCCCAGATGAACTTCAAGTCCAAGCGCAAGTCGACAGGTCTAATTGCGGCAGTGGTTGTTGGATTTGTCATCTGCTGGACCCCTCATCACATTGGGAACATCCTCTCCCTGGTCAACATTGGCATCCAAAGATCTCATCAGGAGGTGGCCAAAAATGTTGAGGAGGTTAGAGAAACCATGACCTTCATAGCGGGAGCCTTGGCATTTGTCAGTAGCACCATTAACCCAGTGTTGTATGTCTTTGCTGCGCGGTCCTTTCGAAGTTCACTGCGTGAGACAGGGATACAGAAGCTTTTCCGCCACATCTCCAGCACAGCTACTGGTGAGGGAAATAAAGACTTATGTTTCACGTCCAAGAAGCAGACCTCTCACACCCAGTCTTCACAGTGCCACACGGAATCAAAAGTTCAAATAGATCTCCACATAGATATCTGTGATCAAACCTCAACTTGA